The following proteins are co-located in the Telopea speciosissima isolate NSW1024214 ecotype Mountain lineage chromosome 9, Tspe_v1, whole genome shotgun sequence genome:
- the LOC122639520 gene encoding xyloglucan endotransglucosylase/hydrolase protein 9-like, translating to MAVSPASSSVKFLLFSVSIVVLVGLVSTSTFDELFQPSWALDHFIYEGEQLKLKLDNYSGAGFASKSKYMFGRTTIQIKLVDGDSAGTVTAFYMSSDGPSHNEFDFEFLGNTTGEPYLVQTNMYVNGVGNREQRLNLWFDPSKDFHSYSILWNQRQVVFLVDETPIRVFTNKESQGVAFPKNQTMGVYSSIWNADDWATQGGRVKTNWTHAPFVATYKGFQINACECPVSVAADQNVRNCSANDKGYWWDNPVMSELSLHQSHQLMWVRANYLIYDYCTDSSRFPAPPPECDH from the exons ATGGCGGTTTCTCCTGCTTCTTCGTCGGTCAAGTTCTTGTTGTTTAGCGTGTCTATTGTTGTTTTGGTTGGGTTAGTGAGCACATCGACGTTCGATGAGCTCTTCCAGCCGAGCTGGGCACTGGACCATTTCATTTACGAAGGAGAGCAGCTTAAGCTTAAACTTGATAATTATTCTG GTGCTGGATTTGCATCAAAGAGCAAATATATGTTTGGGAGGACAACAATTCAGATCAAACTCGTTGATGGAGACTCTGCAGGAACAGTAACAGCATTTTAT ATGTCATCGGATGGTCCAAGTCACAACGAGTTCGACTTCGAATTTCTGGGCAACACGACCGGCGAGCCTTACCTGGTACAGACGAACATGTACGTGAACGGGGTGGGAAACAGGGAGCAGCGCTTGAACCTCTGGTTCGATCCCTCCAAAGACTTCCATTCCTACTCCATCCTCTGGAACCAGCGTCAAGTGGTTTTTCTAGTGGACGAAACGCCTATACGGGTGTTCACAAACAAGGAGAGCCAAGGGGTTGCATTCCCAAAGAATCAAACCATGGGTGTGTACAGCTCAATATGGAACGCCGATGACTGGGCAACACAGGGAGGAAGGGTGAAGACGAACTGGACACATGCTCCCTTCGTTGCTACTTACAAGGGTTTCCAGATCAACGCCTGCGAGTGTCCCGTCTCTGTGGCTGCCGACCAGAATGTGAGAAATTGCAGCGCAAACGATAAGGGTTACTGGTGGGACAACCCAGTGATGTCGGAGCTGAGTTTGCATCAGAGCCATCAACTGATGTGGGTTCGAGCCAATTATCTTATCTACGATTATTGCACGGACTCGTCGAGGTTCCCTGCCCCACCTCCGGAGTGTGACCACTGA
- the LOC122639518 gene encoding pentatricopeptide repeat-containing protein At1g55890, mitochondrial-like, which translates to MTSLFRLLYRNFCATPSATTVVTRTSAHLKTIVNDLFKERNFDSLVNKFKKSSESYRFRCKHRVYEVTIRRLASAKRFSDIEEILEDQKKYDDIGKEGFAIRLISLYGKSGMFDKASQTFDQLPELKCQRTVKSFNALLTACVDTKNFDKAEPLFRELPSSLSIKPDVYSYNIMIRAYCEMGSLDSALAFLDEMEKNGVTPNLVTFNTLLNAFYENNRFSDGERIWVRMENINCVPDIRSFNAKLRGLVLGSETSEVVKLVKELETKGPKPDIHSFNSLIKGHCNDGDLEAAKMIYSELDENDLMPNLSTFQTLVPCLCEKGDFDLALKLCKESLNRRCFLDVGLLQTVVDGLVKESKFDGAKELVELGKERCYGKSSLKLPSDG; encoded by the coding sequence ATGACTTCTCTCTTTCGTCTTCTATACCGCAACTTCTGCGCTACACCCTCTGCAACCACCGTGGTCACGAGGACCTCAGCACATCTCAAGACCATTGTTAACGACCTTTTCAAAGAACGTAACTTCGATTCCCTTGTCAACAAGTTCAAAAAGTCCTCCGAGTCCTACCGGTTTCGCTGCAAGCACCGCGTATACGAGGTTACAATTCGTCGCCTTGCCTCGGCTAAGCGATTCTCAGACATTGAAGAAATCCTAGAAGACCAGAAGAAGTATGATGACATCGGGAAGGAAGGCTTCGCAATACGTCTTATCTCTCTTTATGGCAAATCGGGCATGTTTGATAAAGCATCTCAAACGTTCGACCAATTGCCCGAACTAAAGTGCCAGCGTACAGTGAAGTCCTTTAATGCTCTCCTCACGGCTTGCGTCGATACCAAGAATTTTGATAAGGCCGAGCCCCTTTTCCGCGAGCTCCCTTCCAGTTTGTCCATTAAACCGGATGTTTACTCCTACAATATCATGATTCGAGCTTACTGTGAGATGGGTTCACTTGATTCCGCACTTGCGTTTCTagatgagatggagaagaatggcGTGACCCCTAACTTGGTCACCTTTAATACGCTTCTGAATGCGTTTTATGAGAATAATAGATTCTCTGATGGCGAGAGGATTTGGGTTAGAATGGAGAACATCAATTGCGTTCCTGATATTAGAAGTTTCAATGCGAAGCTGCGCGGCCTTGTTCTTGGGAGCGAGACATCAGAGGTGGTTAAGTTAGTTAAAGAATTAGAGACAAAGGGACCAAAACCTGATATACATAGTTTCAACTCTTTGATTAAAGGACATTGCAATGATGGGGATTTAGAGGCAGCCAAAATGATTTATAGTGAATTAGATGAAAATGATCTCATGCCAAATCTATCGACCTTTCAGACACTTGTCCCTTGCCTTTGTGAGAAGGGGGATTTCGATCTCGCTCTTAAGCTCTGCAAGGAAAGTTTGAACCGTCGATGCTTTCTGGATGTCGGGTTGTTGCAAACTGTGGTGGATGGCTTAGTCAAGGAGTCGAAGTTTGATGGAGCAAAGGAGCTTGTGGAGCTTGGGAAGGAAAGATGTTACGGAAAATCTAGCTTGAAATTGCCTTCTGATGGGTAA